The Glandiceps talaboti chromosome 19, keGlaTala1.1, whole genome shotgun sequence genome contains a region encoding:
- the LOC144450176 gene encoding glutathione S-transferase omega-1-like: MSGKHLTTGDECPPLKADTLRVYNMRFCPYAQRAILALRIKEIPHEEVLVNTRNKPAWFFDKNPSGLVPVLEKNNKIVYESSICVDYLDELYTDNPLMSSDPYQRAQDRMLFDFFNSKIHSVYWKSSIAKGKDEETKKLILDNLDKMESELKKRNTPFFGGQQIGWLDVQMWPFFERIEGADVLGDGKCLPVDRFPTLTAWITKTRDVPAVKNYLIPPDVLRMWSSKYRTDEAVFDGLV; the protein is encoded by the exons ATGTCAGGAAAACATCTCACCACGG GTGATGAGTGTCCACCACTAAAGGCAGATACTCTGAGGGTCTACAACATGAGATTTTGTCCTTATGCACAGAGAGCAATACTAGCACTCCGAATTAAGGAAATTCC GCATGAAGAAGTTCTCGTTAACACCAGAAACAAGCCAGCATGGTTCTTTGATAAAAACCCGTCTGGTTTGGTACCAGTCTTAGAAAAGAACAACAAGATAGTGTATGAATCCTCCATCTGTGTGGACTACTTAGATGAGTTGTACACAGACAATCCACTGATGTCAAGTGATCCATATCAAAGAGCTCAAGACAGGATGCTGTTTGATTTCTTTAATAGCAAG ATTCACTCAGTCTACTGGAAATCATCAATTGCTAAAGGCAAAGATGAAGAAACTAAGAAGTTAATACTTGACAACCTCGATAAGATGGAGTCTGAGTTGAAGAAGAGGAACACACCATTCTTTGGAG GACAGCAGATTGGTTGGCTTGATGTCCAGATGTGGCCATTCTTTGAACGTATCGAAGGCGCTGATGTCTTGGGTGATGGAAAGTGTCTTCCAGTTGACCGTTTTCCGACCTTGACAGCCTGGATTACCAAGACACGAGATGTTCCAGCAGTCAAGAATTATCTTATTCCACCCGATGTGTTGAGAATGTGGAGTTCAAAATACCGTACTGATGAGGCAGTATTTGATGGCCTTGTTTGA
- the LOC144449974 gene encoding kelch-like protein 23, with amino-acid sequence MDDIAADTFQDLVEFSYTSRLDLADDNVELLLQAADRFQFQNVLTECEEYLMEKVTTSNCLGMQKFGCFYSCKKLTETAENYTMRHFDDVIQEEEFLQLEVEELLSYVMNENLHVKKDTHVVNSLLKWLDFDSSARLNQLPNVISTLGLTAQNHPNLDISGDHRGFLASLAGMKNFQLKIARKYKYKDVVLVCGGTNEMPGQPYDVMCYEGNSWIQLADMPHIEDLCQVAAADDKMAVSDKLGNLCIYDSIEDKWELVQNPESTLKDGHSLVIMGSKTFLIGGHRMGQDIADVQCFDNSTGDWSKLTSLPVPVSCAVAVPYEDKIYVLTTSVFQCLDHFTEIWDIGTAPPVVIEAGGVGAKMNNKIYFLDSESTVSYTPATNTWCVLNKPSIPRVNFGLTVFKERLFVAGGHKNTNNYYIEETLESIEYYDDLEDVWKQETFSLPYAIAYPGFVTISKFVAI; translated from the coding sequence aTGGACGACATTGCGGCCGACACATTCCAAGATCTCGTTGAATTCTCGTACACTTCGAGACTTGATTTAGCAGACGACAATGTCGAACTTCTTCTGCAAGCAGCCGACCGTTTCCAATTCCAAAATGTTCTTACTGAATGTGAAGAATATCTAATGGAGAAAGTCACAACATCCAATTGTTTAGGGATGCAGAAATTTGGATGTTTTTATTCATGCAAAAAGTTGACAGAAACAGCGGAAAATTACACCATGCGACATTTTGATGATGTTATCCAGGAGGAGGAATTTCTGCAATTGGAGGTGGAAGAATTATTAAGTTACGTCATGAACGAGAACTTGCATGTTAAAAAGGATACACATGTGGTCAATTCTTTGttgaaatggcttgattttgattcAAGTGCACGTTTAAATCAATTACCAAATGTTATAAGTACACTTGGACTCACAGCCCAAAATCATCCAAACCTTGACATTTCTGGAGATCACAGAGGTTTTTTGGCATCTTTAGCAGGAATGAAGAACTTCCAACTAAAAATAGCAAGGAAATATAAGTACAAAGACGTGGTTTTGGTTTGTGGTGGTACAAATGAAATGCCTGGACAACCATATGATGTTATGTGTTATGAAGGCAACAGTTGGATTCAGCTTGCAGACATGCCACACATCGAAGATCTCTGCCAAGTAGCTGCTGCAGATGACAAAATGGCTGTCTCAGATAAGCTTggtaatttatgtatttatgataGTATTGAAGACAAGTGGGAACTTGTTCAGAATCCAGAGTCTACTCTCAAGGATGGACACTCTCTTGTAATTATGGGGTCAAAGACTTTTCTGATTGGTGGACACAGAATGGGGCAGGACATTGCAGATGTTCAGTGTTTTGATAACTCGACTGGTGATTGGTCAAAACTGACGTCACTACCTGTCCCAGTCAGCTGTGCAGTTGCAGTGCCATACGAGGACAAAATATATGTTCTTACCACATCTGTGTTTCAGTGCCTTGATCACTTCACAGAGATTTGGGATATTGgaacagcgccaccagtggTGATTGAAGCTGGAGGAGTCGGGGCAAAGATGAACAACAAGATTTATTTTCTTGATTCGGAATCCACTGTATCATACACTCCTGCTACAAACACATGGTGTGTTCTCAATAAACCAAGCATCCCAAGAGTAAACTTTGGTTTGACGGTTTTCAAAGAACGGTTGTTTGTTGCAGGTGGGCATAAAAATACCAACAACTATTATATTGAAGAAACACTGGAAAGTATTGAATATTATGATGATTTAGAAGATGTATGGAAACAAGAAACATTCTCACTTCCATATGCAATCGCCTACCCAGGTTTTGTAACGATCAGCAAATTTGTTGCCATTTAG